The following coding sequences lie in one Eleginops maclovinus isolate JMC-PN-2008 ecotype Puerto Natales chromosome 21, JC_Emac_rtc_rv5, whole genome shotgun sequence genomic window:
- the cdh10a gene encoding cadherin-10a → MITNQVLLLLMLSILWPSTALPFTPGNIGNLFGMPDSDGRVLQRSKRGWMWNQFFLLEEYSGNDHQYVGKLHSNMDKGEGNVKYVLTGDGAGTLFLIDEKSGDIHATKRLDREEKAMYTLVAKVLDRNTNAELEPDTEFNIKIHDINDNEPKFAKEIYFASVPEMSEVGTSVVTVTANDADDQTYGNSAKLVYSILQGQPYFSVDSENGTIKTALPGMDREVKENYQVVIQAKDMAGQMGGLSGTTTVSITLSDVNDSPPRFANHSFRVTAVESTEIGGAIGRIKADDPDVGRNAEMEYSIVGGHDIFNIITDQTTQEGVIIIKNALDYETKRDYEFRVEVRNTYLDARFIHGLQFKDYATVKVTVEDVDEPPVFTRNPYIIEVHEDTAAGSFVGVVSARDPDADNKPVKYSIDRHTDLERLFNIDSVNGTITTLKALDREMSKWHNISVVATEINNPRQTTRVPIFIKVLDVNDNAPEFAMSYDTFVCENVRAGQLIQTISAVDTDEPLVGHKFVFSISATNPNFTIVDREDNTANILTRRGGFSRREMSMYFLPVVISDNDYPIQSSTSTLIVRVCACDSRGNMQTCNPEVLPFSDGLTTGALVAILLCVIILLMIVVLFAALRRQRKKEPLIISKEDVRDNVVSYNDEGGGEEDTQAFDIGTLRNPEVMDANKLRRDIIPEMLFPFRRTSPIKDNTDVRDFINGRLQENDSDPTAPPYDSLATYAYEGSGSLAESLSSLESAATEGDHDYDYLSNWGPPFKKLAEMYIAKSPDRET, encoded by the exons CTGCACTCCAACATGGACAAAGGTGAAGGCAATGTGAAGTACGTTCTGACCGGAGACGGGGCGGGCACCCTGTTCCTGATCGACGAGAAGTCTGGGGATATTCATGCCACAAAAAGGCTGGACAGGGAGGAGAAAGCCATGTACACGCTCGTTGCAAAGGTCTTGGATCGTAACACCAACGCAGAGCTGGAGCCCGACACTGAATTTAACATTAAAATTCATGACATCAACGACAACGAGCCAAAGTTTGCAAAGGAAATCTACTTCGCCAGTGTCCCCGAAATGTCAGAAGTTG GTACATCTGTTGTCACAGTGACTGCCAATGATGCTGATGATCAAACATATGGGAACAGTGCCAAGCTTGTGTATAGCATTCTACAGGGACAACCATATTTCTCTGTGGATTCTGAAAATG GCACCATCAAGACAGCCCTGCCTGGCATGGACAGAGAAGTGAAGGAAAACTACCAGGTTGTGATCCAGGCTAAAGACATGGCCGGACAGATGGGGGGGCTTTCAGGGACCACAACAGTCAGCATCACGCTCTCCGATGTGAACGACAGTCCGCCGCGCTTTGCTAACC ACTCCTTCCGTGTGACTGCTGTGGAGTCGACAGAGATTGGTGGAGCCATTGGACGTATAAAGGCGGATGATCCAGATGTTGGCCGTAATGCTGAGATGGAGTACAGCATTGTCGGGGGTCATGACATATTCAACATCATCACTGATCAAACCACACAAGAGGGAgtcattataataaaaaat GCACTGGATTACGAAACTAAGAGGGACTATGAGTTCAGAGTGGAGGTGAGAAACACCTACTTAGACGCAAGGTTCATCCACGGTTTGCAATTCAAAGACTACGCCACAGTCAAGGTAACCGTGGAGGATGTAGACGAGCCTCCGGTCTTCACCAGGAACCCTTACATCATCGAGGTTCACGAGGACACCGCTGCTGGCAGCTTCGTCGGTGTGGTGTCAGCCAGGGACCCCGACGCTGACAACAAGCCAGTCAA ATACTCCATTGATCGGCATACAGATCTGGAGAGGCTGTTCAACATCGATTCTGTGAATGGCACCATCACAACCCTGAAAGCCCTGGACAGAGAAATGTCCAAATGGCACAACATTTCCGTGGTGGCCACTGAAATAA ATAACCCACGACAGACAACTCGAGTGCCCATTTTCATCAAGGTTTTGGATGTCAATGACAACGCTCCTGAGTTTGCGATGTCCTATGACACATTTGTCTGTGAGAATGTCAGAGCAGGACAG CTGATTCAGACAATAAGTGCTGTTGACACAGATGAACCGCTCGTTGGACACAAGTTTGTCTTCAGCATAAGTGCCACCAATCCAAACTTCACCATAGTTGACAGGGAAG ATAACACCGCCAATATCCTGACGCGGAGGGGGGGGTTCAGCCGGCGTGAGATGAGCATGTACTTCCTGCCTGTTGTGATCTCAGACAATGACTACCCCATTCAAAGCAGCACCAGTACACTGATCGTGCGAGTGTGTGCTTGCGACAGCCGCGGAAACATGCAGACCTGTAACCCCGAGGTGTTGCCCTTCTCAGATGGCCTCACAACTGGAGCTCTGGTGGCCATACTGCTCTGTGTCATCATCCTGCTCA TGATCGTGGTGCTGTTTGCTGCCctgaggagacagaggaagaaggAGCCTCTGATCATCTCCAAAGAGGATGTCAGAGACAACGTTGTCAGCTACAACGATGAAGGGGGCGGAGAGGAGGACACTCAGGCCTTTGATATTGGCACACTGCGCAACCCAGAGGTGATGGATGCTAACAAGCTACGCAGGGACATCATACCTGAAATGTTGTTTCCCTTTCGGAGGACATCACCTATAAAGGATAACACTGACGTCAGAGACTTCATTAACGGGAGGCTTCAGGAGAACGACTCGGACCCGACAGCGCCCCCATATGACTCCCTGGCTACGTATGCTTACGAGGGCAGCGGGTCACTGGCTGAGTCCCTGAGTTCACTGGAGTCTGCCGCCACTGAGGGGGACCATGATTACGATTACCTCAGCAACTGGGGACCACCATTCAAAAAGTTGGCAGAGATGTACATAGCGAAGAGCCCTGACAGGGAGACCTAG